CCTGCGCGCGAAGAAAAGAGTCGCGCGCGTCAAGGAGATACTTGCCGAGGCCGGCATCGAGCCGCAGCGGCTCGAGATGTTCAACCTGTCGTCGGCCGAGGGACCGCGGTTCGCCGAGATCGCTAAAGAAATGTACAACCGCGTGGCGCCGCTCGGACCGAGCCCGCTGCGCAAAAGCAGGGAAGCCGTGGAACAGGGCATTTCGGACATGGCGCTTGAGGCCGAATTGGCCATTGAAGGAGGGAAAAAATGATCGTTGCAGACCGCAAGAAGATCCCCGAGATCCGCGATATGGTTAAAAACCACGACCGCGTGCTTGTTGTCGGATGCGGAACGTGCGTCACGGTGTGTTTGGCGGGCGGCGAGCGCGAGACCGGCATCATCGGCTCCGCGCTGCGCATGGCGCTTAAACTTTCCGGACGCGAAAAAACCCTGGTGCACGAGGTGACCATCGAGCGCCAGTGCGAGGACGCGTTCATCGACGTGCTCGCGCAGCGCGTGAACGAATACGACGCGATCCTTTCGCTCGGGTGCGGCGCGGGCGTGCAGGCGCTTGCCGAGCGCTTTCCCGGCAAGGCCGTATATCCTGGACTCAACACGCAGTTCATGGGAATTCTCGAATCGCAAGGCGTGTGGGCCGAAAAATGCGCGGGCTGCGGCAACTGCCGGCTCGGATCGTATTTCGGCATCTGCCCCATCACGCGGTGCTCCAAGCGCCAGATGAGCGGCCCGTGCGGAGGGTCGCGCAACGGCAAATGCGAAGTGAGCGAAAACACCGATTGCGCGTGGCAGCTGATTTACGACCGGGCGAAATCGCTCGGTAAAACCGATATGCTCGCCTCGATCATTGGGCCGCAGGACTGGTCGACGTCCAACGACGGCGGCGTACGTGTGGTGGTGCGCGAGGACCAGTGCATCGCTGGCATGGGGCCAAAGGCATGAAAAATCACCGCAAAGGCGCAAAGATCGCAAAGGAAAGATGATTCGCAAACAAAAAAATTGATTTCTTATTAATTCTATTTATCTTTGCGGCCTTTGCGTCTTTGCGGTGAAATCTGTTATAAAACAAAGGAATAATCGAGAGGTACCGATGAGTAAAACGAACGAGGATACTATTATCGTCGAAGACCTTGACCCGACCTTCCGCGAGGAAGTGGCACTTTTGCCGGGCGGTGCGAACATCACCAGGTGCTTCGCCTGCGGCACGTGCGCGGCGGGGTGCCCGGTCACCAACATCGACGACGGGTACAACTGCCGCACTATTATCCGTAAAGTGCTGTTCGGCATGCGCGAGGAGGTGCTGCGCTCGCCCGAGCTCTGGCTGTGCATGATGTGCTACCGGTGCTACGCGCGGTGCCCGCAGCAGGTGAATTTCACCGACATCATGCGCGCGCTGCGCCACCTTGCGGTGCGCGACGGGTATGCGCCGGCCGAAATGCTTGCCAAAGAGGAAGAATTCGATAAAAAGGCTCAGGCCCTGCGGCGCGACCTGGTGAAGGGTGCGGCGGCGGGGAAGAAGACGGTTGCGAAGAAACATGCCAAGAAAAAATGACAACGCATAAAAAAGCGATGGTGGTCGGCGGCGGCGTGGCAGGCATTCAGGCCGCGCTCGACCTTGCCGACATGGGCGTGGAGACGTTCCTGGTGGAGAGCGGGCCGTCCATCGGCGGACGCATGGCCCAGCTTGACAAAACGTTCCCCACCAACGACTGCGCCATGTGCATCCTGTCGCCAAAGCTCGTGCAGGCGGGAGGCCATCCGTACCTCCGCATCATCACCAACGCGGAGGTGACCGGCATTGCGGGACAGGCGCCCGACCTTCAGGTCACGGTGCTCAAGCACCCGCGGTATGTTGACGAAAGCAAATGCACCGGGTGCGGTATTTGCACATCGAAATGCCCCGCCAAGATGCCGGATCCGTACAATAAGGGATTGTCTCAAACCAAGGCGATCCGCATCCCGTTTCCGCAGGCGGTGCCGGCGATCGCGGTGATCGACCCCTCAAAATGCCTGTATCTTAACAAAGGAACATGCAGGCTGTGCGAAAAGTCGTGCGGCACCAATGCAATCAATTTCAAGCAGAAAGAAGAGGTGCTCACGCTCGAGGTAGGCTCCGTTGTGCTCGCCTGCGGCACCGCCGAATTCGATGCGCGGCTCAAGGGCGAATACGGGTACGGCATTTTCCCCAACGTAGTCACGAGCATCGAATACGAGCGGCTCCTGAGCGCATCCGGCCCCACCTCCGGCCATATTGTGCGGCCTTCCGACAAAAAGGAACCCAAGAAAATCGCCATTCTCCAATGCGTCGGGTCGCGCGACCTTTCCGCGGCGGGCGAACACTGCTCGGCCATCTGCTGCATGCAGGCGGCCAAGGACGCGATCATCACCCAGGAACATTTACCGAACGCGAAAAGCACCATTTTCTACATGGACATCCGCGCCTACGGCAAGGGGTTCGACCGTTTCATCGACAAGGCAAGGGACCGGCACGATACGTCATTTGTCAATGGCCGCATTTCGTCGGTGGAGAGCGACCCGGTCACCAACGACCTGAAAATCGGCTATATCACCCAGGACGGCACGGTGAAGAGCGCGACGTTCGACCTGCTCGTGCTGTCGGTGGGCATACGGCCGTCGCCGCTTTCGATGGCTACCGCCCGCCGCCTCGACGTGACGCTTGACGGATCGGGATTCGTGGCCACCGGCGACATGACGCCCGTGTCCACGGTAAAGCAGGGCGTTTTCGTGTGCGGCAGCATGAGCGGCCCCAAGGACATCCCGGAATCGGTTATGGAGGCCAGCGGCGCCGCGAGCGCGGCGGCGACGGTGCTCGGCTGCCTGCCGGTGAAAAAGATAAAGGTTGAGATGCCGGCCCAGAAGGACCTTCGCGGCGAGCCGCCGCGGATCGGCGTGTACGTCTGTCGCTGCGGCATCAACATCGCCTCGGTGGTGGACGTTCCCGCTGTGGTGAAATACGCCGCAACATTGCCGGGCGTCAAGTTCGCGGGCGAGCTCATGTTCTCCTGCGCGCAGGACTCGCAGAAGGCCATCCGCGCGGCCATCGAACAGCACAGGCTCAACCGGCTCGTGGTGGCGGCGTGCACGCCGCGCACGCACGAGCCGCTGTTCCAGAAAACGCTCGAAAGCGCGGGCATCAACCCGTACCTGTTCGAGTTCGCGAACATCCGCGAGCACTGCTCGTGGGTGCACCAGAAGGAGCCGCAAAAGGCAACCGAAAAAGCGTGCGGACTGGTGCGCGCGGCGATCGCAAAAGTCAAGCTGGCTTCGCCGCTTTACAAAAAGTCAATGGGCGTGAACCGGGGCGCGCTCGTGATCGGCGGCGGGCTTGCCGGCCTCACGGCCGCGCTCGACCTCGCTGACCAGGGATACGCGGTCTCGCTTGTCGAGAAGACCGGGGAGCTGGGCGGCAATTTGCTGCATGTGCATTCCACGCTCTCAGGGGAAAAAACCGGCACGATGCTGGAAGGACTTGTTGACAAAGTAAAGAAGCATCCGAATATCAAGACGCATTTGAGGTCAAATATCAAAAACGTCGCGGGATATGTTGGTAATTTCAAGACTGAACTTGAGGACGGCCATGTTTTCGAGCATGGCGCCGTTATCGTCGCGGCCGGCGCAAATCAATATGAACCGGTTGAATATTCCTATGGAAAAGATTCCCGGATCATTACACAGCGCCAGTTGGAAGACCTGTTGCATTCCGACAATCTGCAATCAGTCATCAGCAATCAGCAATCAATTGTTATGATCCAGTGCGTCGGCTCACGCGAAGGCAAGCGCGACTTCTGCAGCAGGGTGTGCTGTTCGAACGCGATCAAGAACGCGATCGCGATCAAGGAAAAAAACCCGAAGATTCCGGTGTACATTCTGTTCCGCGACATCCGCAGCTACGGGTTGCGGGAGAAATACTACCGGATCGCGCGGGAAAAGGGCGTGATATTTGTCAGGTTTGACAAGGACGAAAAACCGGAAGTCTCGGTAAAGGGCGGCCATCTTGTCGTAAAAGTAAAGGATGAGGTCCTTAAAAAGACTCTTGCCATTCGCCCCGGGCTCCTGGTGCTTTCCACGGGTATCGCGGCCAATCCGGACAATAAAGCTTTGTCCCAGTTCCTCAAGGTGCCGCTCGACCAGGACGGTTTCTTCCTCGAGGCGCACATGAAGCTGCGTCCGGTTGATTTCGCCACCGACGGCGTGTTCGTGGCGGGCCTGGCGCATTATCCCAAGGACATCAGCGAGACCATCGCGCAGGCGCGCGCAGCGGCCGGAAGGGCCGCGACCGTTTTGTCAAAGGATTCTTTGGAATCCGAGGGCAAGATTTCGAGCGTGCGCCAGGAACTGTGCTCGGGCTGCGGTGCGTGCGCGGCCGTGTGCGCGTACAGCGCGATCGAACTCGACCCGGTAAAGCGCATCGCGGTTGTCAATGAGGCGCTGTGCAAGGGCTGCGGCGCCTGCGCCGCCTCCTGCAGGGCGGGCGCGGTGGATTTGAACGGATTCAAAAATGAACAGATATTGAGCGTGCTGGCAACGATATGAATACAATGCACCGCAAAGGCGCAAAGAGCGCAAAGATAAAAATGATGTACAAGAACATTCTCACGTCCTTTGCGTACTTTGCGTCTTTGCGGCGAGTTTTTTCATGAGGAGATCAACCTTGACCAAGCCTTCCCAGACCTATGAACCCACGATCGTGGCGTTCCTCTGCAACTGGTGCTCCTATGCCGGCGCCGACCTTGCCGGCGTGAGCAGGATGCAGTATCCGGCCAACGTGCGCGTGATACGCGTGCCGTGTTCGGGTCGGGTTGACCCCTTGTACATTATCAAGGCGCTGCAGGAAGGGGCCGACGGCGTGCTCGTGTCCGGCTGCCATCCGGGCGACTGCCATTATATTTCGGGGAACCTCGTCGCGCGCAGGAAATTCGCCATGCTCAAGAACTTTCTGACGTATCTCGGCATAGAACCCGAGCGCGTGCAGTTTTCATGGGTATCGGCGTCGGAGGGCGGGCGGTTCGCGGCGCTCATCGAAAGAGTAGTCGCGGATGTCAAGAAACTCGGGCCGCGGACGATTGCGATGAAAAAACGCGCCGCCATGCAGATTGCGTAACGGGCGGCGCTAATCGACAAGAAAGAACATGATGATGAGTGATGCAGAAAAGAAAATGAAGGCGGCGGCGAAGAAGCTCTTCGCGGAAGGCACGGCCGACGTGGTGGTCGGGTTCCGCGAGGGATCCCGCCCGAACTCGTCGCGGCCTTATTTCGCGCGCAACGAGGCCGATTGCGAAAAATTCGTGTGGGACAAATATTGCAGAGCCAATCTTGCCGCATTCCTTCCCGCGCTGTTTGAAAAACCGGCGCGGCCCAAGGAAGGGTACAAGCCGCCGCGCATTGCGGTGATCGCCAAGGGATGCGACGGCCGCTCGATACTCGGCCTTGTCAAGGAACACCAGGTCGCTTGTGAAAACGTCGTGATCATCGCCATGCCGTGCGAAGGCATGGTTTCCCTGTCGTCAACCGGCAAGGAGGAAACCGCCCGCGCCTGCGCCGAATGCGTGTGCCCTGTGGTGCAGGGAGCAGACCTGGTGGTTCCCGGAACAGCCAAAAAACCGGCAAAGGCGGATTATGCGCGGGTGAAAAAGTTCGAGGCGAAACCGTTTGCCGAGCGGTGGAAAATATTTGAACGGGAAATCTCGAAGTGCATCCGGTGCAACGCGTGCCGCGAGGCCTGCCCCAACTGCTATTGCAAAGTGTGCTTCGCCGACCAGCGCAGGCCGGCATGGCTTTCGCCCGCAAACGGCCTTTCCGACACCATCGCTTACCACATGGTAAGAATGTTCCATCAGGCCGGCCGCTGTGTGGAGTGCGACGCATGCGTCAACGCATGCCCCATGGGCATCGATCTTCGGCTGTTCACGCAGAAGCTCGCGGCAGACGCGCTCGCGCTGTTCGGCTCCGCGCCCGGCGTGTCGGACGACAAGGTGCCGCCGCTCTATACTTTTTCGCAGGACGACAGCGAGGCATTTATCACGGACCCGGAGGAGAAGTAAGGTGTCATTTTCGGTGCTTGATTCAAAAAACCTGAACAAATTTATTGCCGCAATTGCAAAGCAGGCGAGGGTGCGCGGCCCGGTCGCCGATGCGTCCGGCGTAATCTTGTCAGACATAACGCCAAGGAGTTCCGTCATTTTGACCTATGCCAATTTCAAGCTTCCGTTCAAGCGCGAGTTCTTTCCGCAATGTGAAGTGATCTCCCGGTATGACGGGGCCGCCGTTAAAGAAGAATCTTCGGATAACAATGTCGTTGTCTATTTCGGAATACGGCCCTGTGATGCTCAATCCATTGCAATGCTTGACAAAGTGTTTGTGGATGATAAATATGCCGATCCTTATTTCCAGAAACGCAGAAATAACGCCCTCATTATTTCACTTGCCTGCAATGAACCTGCCGCGACCTGCTTCTGCGAATCGACCGGCGGCGGCCCGGCGTCGAAATCGGGATCGGATGTGATTGCTTATTCCCTGAAGCAGTCCTTGCTTTTCGAGCCGGTCAGCAAAAAGGGCGAAGACTTTATAAAAAAGAACGCAAAGCTGTTCAGGGCTCCGGCTCAAAAAGAATTGCAGGAACGGGAAAAGCTGGTTTCCGTCACATCATCCAAGACGCATGCGGTAAAAATTGACGGATCGCGGGCCGCGCTGGCGAAAAAAACCGATTCATCGTTTTGGGACAACATCGCGGAGACCTGCCTCGGCTGCGGCGCGTGCACGTTTCTCTGTCCCACGTGCCATTGCTTCGACCTGTTCGACGAAAAGCTGGGAGACGGCTCGGCGCGGCTGCGGCTGCATGACGCGTGCATGTTCGCGTCGTTCGTGAAGGAAGCTTCCGGCCACAATCCGCGGAACAAAAAAGGCGAGCGCATGCGCCAGCGCGTGATGCACAAATTCTCCTACGCGCCCGAGAACTTCAACGCCGTGTTCTGCGTGGGGTGTGGACGCTGCATTTCCGCCTGCCCGAGCAACATCGACATACGCGAGACGCTGGCGGGGGTGATTGCATGAGCACGACAGCAAATCCCTATATTCCCTACAAGGTCCGCATCGAATCGGTGACGGCTGAAAACGACGACAAGGACCTCAAGACCTTCCGCTTCTCCTTTGTCGACAAGGCCGACGAGGCGGCGTTTTCCCACCAGTGCGGCCAGTTCGCCATGCTGCATGTTCCGGGCGCGGGCGAGATCCCCATCGGCATCGCCTCGTCGCCGCTTGACAAAGGGTATGTCGAGTTCACGGTGAAGCGCTATCCGACCGGCTCGGTGACCACGGTCTTGCACGACCTGTCGGAAGGCGATACCATGGGCGTTCGCGGACCGCTCGGCAACAGTTTTCCGCTCGACGGGCTCAGGGGAAAAAACCTGTTGATCGTGGGCGGCGGGTTCGCGTTCACCACGCTGCGCGCCGCCATCCGTTACCTGCTGCACGATTCGGTGCGCAAGAACTATGCAAACATCACCATCATCTACGGCGCGCGCAGCCCGGGCGAGCTCCTTTACAAGAACGAACTTGCGGAATGGCAGAAACGCCCCGACGTCGCCACGCACATCACGGTGGACAAGGGCGATGCATCGTGGAAAGGCCGCGAGGGGTTCGTGCCCACCGTGGTGTCGCAGGTGAAACCCTCCTCCGAAAACGCCGCCTGCATCGTGTGCGGCCCGCCCATCATGCTCAAGTTCACCATGCCCCCGCTCCTCGAACTCGGGTTCGCGCCGGACGCCATCATCACCTCCCAGGAACGCAAGATGAGCTGCGGCATAGGGAAGTGCGGAAGGTGCAACATCGGGAGCAAGTATGTATGCAAGGACGGGCCGGTGTTTACGTATGCGCAGATGATGGAGATGGAAGAAGGCAGTTGAGGCGTCTCCCGCGGGACCTACCGGTGCATACCCGCCTTGATGATATTCGTAAATAGCATTGCTCCGATTGTATATTCATTTTATAAGCGATGGGTTTGCAGGACGTGGACTGAAATACAAGCGTTCCGTGTCAGTGCCGCGGTTCTTGCCATAGTACATATCTTACATTCTGGAGGTCCTTTTTGCGGCGCGAAAGTCATGCCTTTTTAACTCTTTCATCCGAAACCAGAATTATTTCCGATAAAGGCGG
The Chitinivibrionales bacterium genome window above contains:
- a CDS encoding 4Fe-4S dicluster domain-containing protein, which gives rise to MSKTNEDTIIVEDLDPTFREEVALLPGGANITRCFACGTCAAGCPVTNIDDGYNCRTIIRKVLFGMREEVLRSPELWLCMMCYRCYARCPQQVNFTDIMRALRHLAVRDGYAPAEMLAKEEEFDKKAQALRRDLVKGAAAGKKTVAKKHAKKK
- a CDS encoding methylenetetrahydrofolate reductase C-terminal domain-containing protein; this translates as MIVADRKKIPEIRDMVKNHDRVLVVGCGTCVTVCLAGGERETGIIGSALRMALKLSGREKTLVHEVTIERQCEDAFIDVLAQRVNEYDAILSLGCGAGVQALAERFPGKAVYPGLNTQFMGILESQGVWAEKCAGCGNCRLGSYFGICPITRCSKRQMSGPCGGSRNGKCEVSENTDCAWQLIYDRAKSLGKTDMLASIIGPQDWSTSNDGGVRVVVREDQCIAGMGPKA
- a CDS encoding FAD/NAD(P)-binding protein; the protein is MSTTANPYIPYKVRIESVTAENDDKDLKTFRFSFVDKADEAAFSHQCGQFAMLHVPGAGEIPIGIASSPLDKGYVEFTVKRYPTGSVTTVLHDLSEGDTMGVRGPLGNSFPLDGLRGKNLLIVGGGFAFTTLRAAIRYLLHDSVRKNYANITIIYGARSPGELLYKNELAEWQKRPDVATHITVDKGDASWKGREGFVPTVVSQVKPSSENAACIVCGPPIMLKFTMPPLLELGFAPDAIITSQERKMSCGIGKCGRCNIGSKYVCKDGPVFTYAQMMEMEEGS
- a CDS encoding CoB--CoM heterodisulfide reductase iron-sulfur subunit A family protein: MTTHKKAMVVGGGVAGIQAALDLADMGVETFLVESGPSIGGRMAQLDKTFPTNDCAMCILSPKLVQAGGHPYLRIITNAEVTGIAGQAPDLQVTVLKHPRYVDESKCTGCGICTSKCPAKMPDPYNKGLSQTKAIRIPFPQAVPAIAVIDPSKCLYLNKGTCRLCEKSCGTNAINFKQKEEVLTLEVGSVVLACGTAEFDARLKGEYGYGIFPNVVTSIEYERLLSASGPTSGHIVRPSDKKEPKKIAILQCVGSRDLSAAGEHCSAICCMQAAKDAIITQEHLPNAKSTIFYMDIRAYGKGFDRFIDKARDRHDTSFVNGRISSVESDPVTNDLKIGYITQDGTVKSATFDLLVLSVGIRPSPLSMATARRLDVTLDGSGFVATGDMTPVSTVKQGVFVCGSMSGPKDIPESVMEASGAASAAATVLGCLPVKKIKVEMPAQKDLRGEPPRIGVYVCRCGINIASVVDVPAVVKYAATLPGVKFAGELMFSCAQDSQKAIRAAIEQHRLNRLVVAACTPRTHEPLFQKTLESAGINPYLFEFANIREHCSWVHQKEPQKATEKACGLVRAAIAKVKLASPLYKKSMGVNRGALVIGGGLAGLTAALDLADQGYAVSLVEKTGELGGNLLHVHSTLSGEKTGTMLEGLVDKVKKHPNIKTHLRSNIKNVAGYVGNFKTELEDGHVFEHGAVIVAAGANQYEPVEYSYGKDSRIITQRQLEDLLHSDNLQSVISNQQSIVMIQCVGSREGKRDFCSRVCCSNAIKNAIAIKEKNPKIPVYILFRDIRSYGLREKYYRIAREKGVIFVRFDKDEKPEVSVKGGHLVVKVKDEVLKKTLAIRPGLLVLSTGIAANPDNKALSQFLKVPLDQDGFFLEAHMKLRPVDFATDGVFVAGLAHYPKDISETIAQARAAAGRAATVLSKDSLESEGKISSVRQELCSGCGACAAVCAYSAIELDPVKRIAVVNEALCKGCGACAASCRAGAVDLNGFKNEQILSVLATI
- a CDS encoding hydrogenase iron-sulfur subunit; translation: MNHQPVILAFCCHYCAYAAADMAGSMRLQYPANVRVLRFPCTGKIEENYLLAAFEKGVDGVLVAGCLEGGCHFLEGNLRAKKRVARVKEILAEAGIEPQRLEMFNLSSAEGPRFAEIAKEMYNRVAPLGPSPLRKSREAVEQGISDMALEAELAIEGGKK
- a CDS encoding 4Fe-4S dicluster domain-containing protein, which encodes MLDSKNLNKFIAAIAKQARVRGPVADASGVILSDITPRSSVILTYANFKLPFKREFFPQCEVISRYDGAAVKEESSDNNVVVYFGIRPCDAQSIAMLDKVFVDDKYADPYFQKRRNNALIISLACNEPAATCFCESTGGGPASKSGSDVIAYSLKQSLLFEPVSKKGEDFIKKNAKLFRAPAQKELQEREKLVSVTSSKTHAVKIDGSRAALAKKTDSSFWDNIAETCLGCGACTFLCPTCHCFDLFDEKLGDGSARLRLHDACMFASFVKEASGHNPRNKKGERMRQRVMHKFSYAPENFNAVFCVGCGRCISACPSNIDIRETLAGVIA
- a CDS encoding hydrogenase iron-sulfur subunit — its product is MTKPSQTYEPTIVAFLCNWCSYAGADLAGVSRMQYPANVRVIRVPCSGRVDPLYIIKALQEGADGVLVSGCHPGDCHYISGNLVARRKFAMLKNFLTYLGIEPERVQFSWVSASEGGRFAALIERVVADVKKLGPRTIAMKKRAAMQIA